Proteins co-encoded in one Erinaceus europaeus chromosome 2, mEriEur2.1, whole genome shotgun sequence genomic window:
- the PCDH1 gene encoding protocadherin-1 isoform X2, with protein sequence MAVSQAADDSLLWGSDKQSVTVTGKRRGHCGLQSPGKASEGPEPSFSGRCVTWGGYSRCIPGVPALLLLESDRMGALRSRPGPGGQQLLLLALLLLLAPSSGRTTRVVYKVLEEQPPNTLIGSLAADYGFPDVGHLYKLEVGAPYLRVDGKTGDIFTTETSIDREGLRECQNQLPGEPCILEFEVSITDLVQNGSPRLLEGQIEVQDINDNTPNFASPVITLPIPENTNIGSLFPIPLATDRDAGLNGVASYELQAGPEAQELFGLQVAEDQEGKQPQLIVMGNLDRERWDSYDLTIKVQDGGSPPRASSALLRVTVLDTNDNAPKFERPTYEAELSENSPIGHSVIQVKANDSDQGANAEIDYTFHQAPEVVRRLLRLDRNTGLITVQGPVDREDLSTLRFSVLAKDRGTNPKSARAQVVVTVKDMNDNAPSIEIRGIGLVTHQDGMANISEDVAEETAVALVQVSDRDEGENAAVTCVVAGDVPFQLRQASETGSDSKKKYFLQTTTPLDYEKVKDYTIEIVAVDSGNPPLSSTNSLKVQVVDVNDNAPVFTQSITEVAFPENNKPGEVVAEVTASDADSGSNAELVYSLEPEPAAKGLFTISPESGEIRVKTSLDREQRDSYELKVVAADRGSPSLQGTATVLINVLDCNDNDPKFMLSGYNFSVMENMPALSPVGMVTVIDGDKGENARVQLTVEQDNGDFVIQNGTGTILSSLSFDREQQSTYTFQLKAVDGGVPPRSAYVGVTINVLDENDNAPFITAPSNTSHRLLTPQTRLGETVSQVTAEDIDSGVNAELTYSIAGGNPYGLFQIGSQSGAITLEKEIERRHHGLHRLVVKVSDRGKPPRYGTALVHLYVNETLTNRTLLETLLGHSLDTPLDIDIAGDPEYERSKQRGNILFGVVAGVVAVALLIALAVLVRYCRQREAKSGYQAGKKETKDLYAPKPNSKASKGNKSKGKKSKSPKPVKPVEDEDEAGLQKSLKFNLMSDAPGDSPRIHLPLNYPPGSPDLGRHYRSNSPLPSIQLQPQSPSASKKHQVVQDLPPANTFVGTGDTTSTGSEQYSDYSYRTNPPKYPSKQLPHRRVTFSATSQAQELQDPSQHSYYDSGLEESETPSSKSSSGPRLGPLALPEDHYERTTPDGSIGEMEHPENDLRPLPDVAMTGTCTRECSEFGHSDTCWMPGQSSPSRRTKSSALKLSTFVPYQDRGGQEPAGTGSPSPPEDRNTKTAPVRLLPSYSAFSHSSHDSCKDSATLEEIPLTQTSDFPPAATPATAQTAKREIYL encoded by the exons ATGGCGGTGTCCCAGGCAGCCGATGATTCACTGCTGTGGGGCTCAGACAAACAATCCGTGACTGTCACTGGCAAAAGAAGAGGTCACTGTGGGCTGCAGAGTCCTGGGAAGGCTTCCGAGGGACCAGAACCTTCATTCAGTGGGAGGTGTGTGACCTGGGGTGGGTATTCCAGGTGCATTCCAGGTGTGCCAG CTCTCCTGCTTCTGGAGTCTGACAGGATGGGGGCCCTGCGGTCCAGGCCAGGCCCTGGGGGGCAGCAGTTGCTGCTGCTGGCACTGCTGCTCCTGCTGGCTCCATCCTCAGGCCGCACCACTCGGGTTGTGTACAAGGTACTGGAGGAGCAGCCACCCAACACGCTCATTGGAAGCTTAGCTGCTGACTACGGTTTCCCAGATGTGGGCCACCTGTACAAACTAGAGGTGGGTGCTCCATACCTGCGGGTGGACGGCAAGACGGGTGACATCTTCACCACTGAGACCTCCATCGATAGGGAGGGGCTTCGAGAGTGCCAGAACCAGCTCCCTGGGGAGCCCTGCATCTTGGAGTTTGAGGTGTCCATCACAGATCTTGTGCAGAACGGTAGTCCCCGGCTGCTGGAGGGCCAGATTGAAGTGCAGGACATTAATGACAACACGCCCAACTTCGCCTCTCCAGTCATCACACTGCCCATTCCCGAGAACACCAACATCGGCTCCCTCTTCCCTATCCCGCTGGCCACGGACCGCGATGCCGGCCTGAACGGTGTGGCGTCCTATGAGCTGCAGGCTGGGCCCGAGGCCCAGGAGCTGTTTGGGCTGCAGGTGGCAGAGGATCAGGAGGGGAAGCAGCCACAGCTCATCGTCATGGGCAACCTGGACCGGGAGCGCTGGGATTCCTATGATCTCACCATCAAGGTGCAGGACGGTGGCAGCCCACCTCGTGCCAGCAGTGCCCTGCTGCGAGTCACTGTGCTTGACACCAATGACAACGCCCCCAAATTCGAGCGACCCACGTATGAGGCTGAGCTATCAGAGAACAGCCCCATCGGCCACTCGGTCATCCAG gtgaaggCCAATGACTCTGACCAAGGCGCCAATGCTGAGATCGACTACACCTTCCACCAGGCACCTGAGGTCGTGCGGCGTCTTCTGCGGCTGGACAGGAACACTGGACTCATCACCGTACAGGGCCCTGTGGACCGGGAGGACCTCAGCACCCTGCGCTTCTCAGTGCTTGCCAAGGACCGGGGCACCAACCCCAAGAGTGCccgggcccaggtggtggtgacaGTGAAGGACATGAATGACAACGCCCCCAGCATTGAGATTCGGGGCATAGGGCTAGTGACACACCAGGATGGCATGGCCAACATCTCAGAGGACGTGGCGGAAGAGACTGCAGTGGCTCTGGTACAGGTGTCCGACCGAGATGAAGGAGAGAATGCAGCTGTCAcctgtgtggtggcaggggacGTGCCCTTCCAGCTGCGCCAGGCCAGCGAGACGGGCAGTGATAGCAAGAAGAAGTACTTCCTGCAGACCACCACCCCACTCGACTATGAGAAGGTTAAGGACTACACCATTGAGATTGTAGCAGTGGACTCCGGCAACCCTCCGCTGTCCAGCACCAACTCCCTCAAAGTGCAGGTGGTGGATGTTAACGACAATGCACCCGTCTTCACGCAGAGCATTACAGAGGTTGCCTTCCCGGAAAACAACAAGCCAGGGGAAGTGGTTGCCGAGGTCACAGCCAGTGATGCTGACTCAGGCTCCAATGCCGAGCTGGTCTACTCTCTGGAGCCAGAGCCAGCTGCCAAGGGTCTCTTCACCATCTCACCTGAGAGTGGAGAGATCCGGGTGAAGACATCCCTGGATCGGGAGCAGCGGGACAGCTACGAGTTGAAGGTGGTGGCAGCTGACCGGGGCAGCCCCAGCCTCCAGGGCACAGCCACTGTCCTCATCAATGTGCTCGACTGCAATGACAATGACCCCAAATTCATGCTGAGTGGCTACAACTTCTCAGTGATGGAGAacatgccagcactgagtcctgtGGGCATGGTGACTGTCATTGACGGGGACAAAGGGGAGAATGCCCGGGTGCAGCTCACTGTGGAGCAGGACAACGGCGACTTTGTCATCCAGAATGGCACGGGCACCATCCTCTCCAGCCTGAGCTTTGATCGCGAGCAGCAGAGCACCTACACCTTCCAGCTGAAGGCTGTGGATGGCGGAGTTCCACCTCGCTCAGCTTACGTGGGTGTCACCATCAATGTGCTGGATGAGAACGACAATGCGCCCTTTATCACCGCCCCATCCAACACATCCCACCGGCTGCTGACCCCCCAAACGCGGCTGGGCGAGACGGTCAGCCAGGTAACAGCGGAGGACATTGACTCCGGTGTAAATGCCGAGCTCACCTATAGCATCGCTGGGGGTAACCCTTATGGGCTCTTCCAGATAGGGTCCCAATCCGGTGCCATCACGCTGGAGAAAGAGATTGAGCGGCGTCACCATGGGCTGCACCGCCTGGTAGTGAAGGTCAGCGACCGTGGCAAGCCCCCGCGCTATGGCACCGCCTTGGTGCACCTGTATGTCAATGAGACCCTGACCAACCGCACGCTGCTGGAAACCCTGCTGGGCCACAGCCTGGACACCCCGCTGGACATCGACATCGCTGGGGACCCTGAGTATGAGCGCTCCAAGCAGCGTGGCAACATTCTTTTTGGCGTGGTGGCCGGTGTGGTGGCCGTGGCCTTGCTCATCGCCCTGGCTGTGCTTGTGCGCTACTGCCGGCAGCGGGAGGCCAAGAGTGGCTACCAGGCTGGCAAGAAGGAGACCAAGGACCTATATGCCCCCAAACCCAACAGCAAAGCCTCCAAGGGCAACAAGAGCAAAGGCAAGAAGAGCAAATCCCCTAAGCCTGTGAAGCCAGTGGAGGACGAggatgaggcagggctgcagaagtCTCTCAAATTTAACCTGATGAGCGACGCCCCCGGAGACAGTCCGCGGATCCACCTGCCCCTCAACTACCCACCAGGCAGCCCTGACCTGGGCCGCCACTACCGCTCCAACTCCCCACTGCCTTCCATCCAGCTGCAGCCCCAGTCACCCTCCGCCTCCAAGAAGCACCAGGTGGTGCAGGACCTTCCACCGGCAAACACATTCGTGGGCACCGGGGACACCACGTCCACGGGCTCCGAGCAGTACTCCGACTACAGCTACCGCACCAACCCCCCCAAATACCCCAGCAAGCAG TTACCTCACCGCCGAGTCACCTTCTCTGCCACCAGTCAGGCTCAAGAGCTGCAGGACCCGTCCCAGCACAGCTACTATGATAGCGGCCTGGAGGAGTCAGAGACGCCATCTAGCAAGTCGTCCTCAGGGCCCCGACTCGGTCCTCTGGCCCTGCCTGAGGACCACTATGAGCGCACCACCCCCGACGGCAGCATCGGAGAGATGGAGCACCCCGAGAACG ACCTGCGCCCTTTGCCCGATGTCGCCATGACAGGCACATGCACCCGGGAGTGTAGTGAGTTTGGTCACTCCGACACGTGCTGGATGCCTGGCCAGTCATCTCCCAGCCGCCGGACCAAGAGCAGCGCCCTCAAACTCTCCACCTTCGTGCCTTACCAGGACCGAGGAGGGCAGGAGCCTGCGGGCACCGgcagccccagccccccagaaGACCGGAACACCAAAACGGCCCCTGTGCGCCTCCTGCCCTCCTACAGTGCCTTCTCCCACAGTAGCCATGATTCCTGCAAGGACTCGGCCACCTTGGAGGAAATCCCCCTCACCCAGACCTCGGACTTCCCACCTGCCGCCACACCGGCAACTGCCCAGACGGCCAAGCGCGAGATCTACCTGTGA
- the PCDH1 gene encoding protocadherin-1 isoform X5 — protein sequence MVNIRTAGKPGVGGTDFLAGSSPTATPGLGGPGIPGTSWTWQAAPSRLPGLWGPRSCRRGCQPGPSLATLLDHLAAFSEPPGSPRTPGSRAPVSLAPGRGHKCLALLLLESDRMGALRSRPGPGGQQLLLLALLLLLAPSSGRTTRVVYKVLEEQPPNTLIGSLAADYGFPDVGHLYKLEVGAPYLRVDGKTGDIFTTETSIDREGLRECQNQLPGEPCILEFEVSITDLVQNGSPRLLEGQIEVQDINDNTPNFASPVITLPIPENTNIGSLFPIPLATDRDAGLNGVASYELQAGPEAQELFGLQVAEDQEGKQPQLIVMGNLDRERWDSYDLTIKVQDGGSPPRASSALLRVTVLDTNDNAPKFERPTYEAELSENSPIGHSVIQVKANDSDQGANAEIDYTFHQAPEVVRRLLRLDRNTGLITVQGPVDREDLSTLRFSVLAKDRGTNPKSARAQVVVTVKDMNDNAPSIEIRGIGLVTHQDGMANISEDVAEETAVALVQVSDRDEGENAAVTCVVAGDVPFQLRQASETGSDSKKKYFLQTTTPLDYEKVKDYTIEIVAVDSGNPPLSSTNSLKVQVVDVNDNAPVFTQSITEVAFPENNKPGEVVAEVTASDADSGSNAELVYSLEPEPAAKGLFTISPESGEIRVKTSLDREQRDSYELKVVAADRGSPSLQGTATVLINVLDCNDNDPKFMLSGYNFSVMENMPALSPVGMVTVIDGDKGENARVQLTVEQDNGDFVIQNGTGTILSSLSFDREQQSTYTFQLKAVDGGVPPRSAYVGVTINVLDENDNAPFITAPSNTSHRLLTPQTRLGETVSQVTAEDIDSGVNAELTYSIAGGNPYGLFQIGSQSGAITLEKEIERRHHGLHRLVVKVSDRGKPPRYGTALVHLYVNETLTNRTLLETLLGHSLDTPLDIDIAGDPEYERSKQRGNILFGVVAGVVAVALLIALAVLVRYCRQREAKSGYQAGKKETKDLYAPKPNSKASKGNKSKGKKSKSPKPVKPVEDEDEAGLQKSLKFNLMSDAPGDSPRIHLPLNYPPGSPDLGRHYRSNSPLPSIQLQPQSPSASKKHQVVQDLPPANTFVGTGDTTSTGSEQYSDYSYRTNPPKYPSKQLPHRRVTFSATSQAQELQDPSQHSYYDSGLEESETPSSKSSSGPRLGPLALPEDHYERTTPDGSIGEMEHPENEPAGRSRP from the exons CTCTCCTGCTTCTGGAGTCTGACAGGATGGGGGCCCTGCGGTCCAGGCCAGGCCCTGGGGGGCAGCAGTTGCTGCTGCTGGCACTGCTGCTCCTGCTGGCTCCATCCTCAGGCCGCACCACTCGGGTTGTGTACAAGGTACTGGAGGAGCAGCCACCCAACACGCTCATTGGAAGCTTAGCTGCTGACTACGGTTTCCCAGATGTGGGCCACCTGTACAAACTAGAGGTGGGTGCTCCATACCTGCGGGTGGACGGCAAGACGGGTGACATCTTCACCACTGAGACCTCCATCGATAGGGAGGGGCTTCGAGAGTGCCAGAACCAGCTCCCTGGGGAGCCCTGCATCTTGGAGTTTGAGGTGTCCATCACAGATCTTGTGCAGAACGGTAGTCCCCGGCTGCTGGAGGGCCAGATTGAAGTGCAGGACATTAATGACAACACGCCCAACTTCGCCTCTCCAGTCATCACACTGCCCATTCCCGAGAACACCAACATCGGCTCCCTCTTCCCTATCCCGCTGGCCACGGACCGCGATGCCGGCCTGAACGGTGTGGCGTCCTATGAGCTGCAGGCTGGGCCCGAGGCCCAGGAGCTGTTTGGGCTGCAGGTGGCAGAGGATCAGGAGGGGAAGCAGCCACAGCTCATCGTCATGGGCAACCTGGACCGGGAGCGCTGGGATTCCTATGATCTCACCATCAAGGTGCAGGACGGTGGCAGCCCACCTCGTGCCAGCAGTGCCCTGCTGCGAGTCACTGTGCTTGACACCAATGACAACGCCCCCAAATTCGAGCGACCCACGTATGAGGCTGAGCTATCAGAGAACAGCCCCATCGGCCACTCGGTCATCCAG gtgaaggCCAATGACTCTGACCAAGGCGCCAATGCTGAGATCGACTACACCTTCCACCAGGCACCTGAGGTCGTGCGGCGTCTTCTGCGGCTGGACAGGAACACTGGACTCATCACCGTACAGGGCCCTGTGGACCGGGAGGACCTCAGCACCCTGCGCTTCTCAGTGCTTGCCAAGGACCGGGGCACCAACCCCAAGAGTGCccgggcccaggtggtggtgacaGTGAAGGACATGAATGACAACGCCCCCAGCATTGAGATTCGGGGCATAGGGCTAGTGACACACCAGGATGGCATGGCCAACATCTCAGAGGACGTGGCGGAAGAGACTGCAGTGGCTCTGGTACAGGTGTCCGACCGAGATGAAGGAGAGAATGCAGCTGTCAcctgtgtggtggcaggggacGTGCCCTTCCAGCTGCGCCAGGCCAGCGAGACGGGCAGTGATAGCAAGAAGAAGTACTTCCTGCAGACCACCACCCCACTCGACTATGAGAAGGTTAAGGACTACACCATTGAGATTGTAGCAGTGGACTCCGGCAACCCTCCGCTGTCCAGCACCAACTCCCTCAAAGTGCAGGTGGTGGATGTTAACGACAATGCACCCGTCTTCACGCAGAGCATTACAGAGGTTGCCTTCCCGGAAAACAACAAGCCAGGGGAAGTGGTTGCCGAGGTCACAGCCAGTGATGCTGACTCAGGCTCCAATGCCGAGCTGGTCTACTCTCTGGAGCCAGAGCCAGCTGCCAAGGGTCTCTTCACCATCTCACCTGAGAGTGGAGAGATCCGGGTGAAGACATCCCTGGATCGGGAGCAGCGGGACAGCTACGAGTTGAAGGTGGTGGCAGCTGACCGGGGCAGCCCCAGCCTCCAGGGCACAGCCACTGTCCTCATCAATGTGCTCGACTGCAATGACAATGACCCCAAATTCATGCTGAGTGGCTACAACTTCTCAGTGATGGAGAacatgccagcactgagtcctgtGGGCATGGTGACTGTCATTGACGGGGACAAAGGGGAGAATGCCCGGGTGCAGCTCACTGTGGAGCAGGACAACGGCGACTTTGTCATCCAGAATGGCACGGGCACCATCCTCTCCAGCCTGAGCTTTGATCGCGAGCAGCAGAGCACCTACACCTTCCAGCTGAAGGCTGTGGATGGCGGAGTTCCACCTCGCTCAGCTTACGTGGGTGTCACCATCAATGTGCTGGATGAGAACGACAATGCGCCCTTTATCACCGCCCCATCCAACACATCCCACCGGCTGCTGACCCCCCAAACGCGGCTGGGCGAGACGGTCAGCCAGGTAACAGCGGAGGACATTGACTCCGGTGTAAATGCCGAGCTCACCTATAGCATCGCTGGGGGTAACCCTTATGGGCTCTTCCAGATAGGGTCCCAATCCGGTGCCATCACGCTGGAGAAAGAGATTGAGCGGCGTCACCATGGGCTGCACCGCCTGGTAGTGAAGGTCAGCGACCGTGGCAAGCCCCCGCGCTATGGCACCGCCTTGGTGCACCTGTATGTCAATGAGACCCTGACCAACCGCACGCTGCTGGAAACCCTGCTGGGCCACAGCCTGGACACCCCGCTGGACATCGACATCGCTGGGGACCCTGAGTATGAGCGCTCCAAGCAGCGTGGCAACATTCTTTTTGGCGTGGTGGCCGGTGTGGTGGCCGTGGCCTTGCTCATCGCCCTGGCTGTGCTTGTGCGCTACTGCCGGCAGCGGGAGGCCAAGAGTGGCTACCAGGCTGGCAAGAAGGAGACCAAGGACCTATATGCCCCCAAACCCAACAGCAAAGCCTCCAAGGGCAACAAGAGCAAAGGCAAGAAGAGCAAATCCCCTAAGCCTGTGAAGCCAGTGGAGGACGAggatgaggcagggctgcagaagtCTCTCAAATTTAACCTGATGAGCGACGCCCCCGGAGACAGTCCGCGGATCCACCTGCCCCTCAACTACCCACCAGGCAGCCCTGACCTGGGCCGCCACTACCGCTCCAACTCCCCACTGCCTTCCATCCAGCTGCAGCCCCAGTCACCCTCCGCCTCCAAGAAGCACCAGGTGGTGCAGGACCTTCCACCGGCAAACACATTCGTGGGCACCGGGGACACCACGTCCACGGGCTCCGAGCAGTACTCCGACTACAGCTACCGCACCAACCCCCCCAAATACCCCAGCAAGCAG TTACCTCACCGCCGAGTCACCTTCTCTGCCACCAGTCAGGCTCAAGAGCTGCAGGACCCGTCCCAGCACAGCTACTATGATAGCGGCCTGGAGGAGTCAGAGACGCCATCTAGCAAGTCGTCCTCAGGGCCCCGACTCGGTCCTCTGGCCCTGCCTGAGGACCACTATGAGCGCACCACCCCCGACGGCAGCATCGGAGAGATGGAGCACCCCGAGAACG AGCCGGCTGGCCGGAGCAGGCCCTGA
- the PCDH1 gene encoding protocadherin-1 isoform X6, producing MVNIRTAGKPGVGGTDFLAGSSPTATPGLGGPGIPGTSWTWQAAPSRLPGLWGPRSCRRGCQPGPSLATLLDHLAAFSEPPGSPRTPGSRAPVSLAPGRGHKCLALLLLESDRMGALRSRPGPGGQQLLLLALLLLLAPSSGRTTRVVYKVLEEQPPNTLIGSLAADYGFPDVGHLYKLEVGAPYLRVDGKTGDIFTTETSIDREGLRECQNQLPGEPCILEFEVSITDLVQNGSPRLLEGQIEVQDINDNTPNFASPVITLPIPENTNIGSLFPIPLATDRDAGLNGVASYELQAGPEAQELFGLQVAEDQEGKQPQLIVMGNLDRERWDSYDLTIKVQDGGSPPRASSALLRVTVLDTNDNAPKFERPTYEAELSENSPIGHSVIQVKANDSDQGANAEIDYTFHQAPEVVRRLLRLDRNTGLITVQGPVDREDLSTLRFSVLAKDRGTNPKSARAQVVVTVKDMNDNAPSIEIRGIGLVTHQDGMANISEDVAEETAVALVQVSDRDEGENAAVTCVVAGDVPFQLRQASETGSDSKKKYFLQTTTPLDYEKVKDYTIEIVAVDSGNPPLSSTNSLKVQVVDVNDNAPVFTQSITEVAFPENNKPGEVVAEVTASDADSGSNAELVYSLEPEPAAKGLFTISPESGEIRVKTSLDREQRDSYELKVVAADRGSPSLQGTATVLINVLDCNDNDPKFMLSGYNFSVMENMPALSPVGMVTVIDGDKGENARVQLTVEQDNGDFVIQNGTGTILSSLSFDREQQSTYTFQLKAVDGGVPPRSAYVGVTINVLDENDNAPFITAPSNTSHRLLTPQTRLGETVSQVTAEDIDSGVNAELTYSIAGGNPYGLFQIGSQSGAITLEKEIERRHHGLHRLVVKVSDRGKPPRYGTALVHLYVNETLTNRTLLETLLGHSLDTPLDIDIAGDPEYERSKQRGNILFGVVAGVVAVALLIALAVLVRYCRQREAKSGYQAGKKETKDLYAPKPNSKASKGNKSKGKKSKSPKPVKPVEDEDEAGLQKSLKFNLMSDAPGDSPRIHLPLNYPPGSPDLGRHYRSNSPLPSIQLQPQSPSASKKHQVVQDLPPANTFVGTGDTTSTGSEQYSDYSYRTNPPKYPSKQVGQPFRLSTPRPPPHPYHGAIWTEVWE from the exons CTCTCCTGCTTCTGGAGTCTGACAGGATGGGGGCCCTGCGGTCCAGGCCAGGCCCTGGGGGGCAGCAGTTGCTGCTGCTGGCACTGCTGCTCCTGCTGGCTCCATCCTCAGGCCGCACCACTCGGGTTGTGTACAAGGTACTGGAGGAGCAGCCACCCAACACGCTCATTGGAAGCTTAGCTGCTGACTACGGTTTCCCAGATGTGGGCCACCTGTACAAACTAGAGGTGGGTGCTCCATACCTGCGGGTGGACGGCAAGACGGGTGACATCTTCACCACTGAGACCTCCATCGATAGGGAGGGGCTTCGAGAGTGCCAGAACCAGCTCCCTGGGGAGCCCTGCATCTTGGAGTTTGAGGTGTCCATCACAGATCTTGTGCAGAACGGTAGTCCCCGGCTGCTGGAGGGCCAGATTGAAGTGCAGGACATTAATGACAACACGCCCAACTTCGCCTCTCCAGTCATCACACTGCCCATTCCCGAGAACACCAACATCGGCTCCCTCTTCCCTATCCCGCTGGCCACGGACCGCGATGCCGGCCTGAACGGTGTGGCGTCCTATGAGCTGCAGGCTGGGCCCGAGGCCCAGGAGCTGTTTGGGCTGCAGGTGGCAGAGGATCAGGAGGGGAAGCAGCCACAGCTCATCGTCATGGGCAACCTGGACCGGGAGCGCTGGGATTCCTATGATCTCACCATCAAGGTGCAGGACGGTGGCAGCCCACCTCGTGCCAGCAGTGCCCTGCTGCGAGTCACTGTGCTTGACACCAATGACAACGCCCCCAAATTCGAGCGACCCACGTATGAGGCTGAGCTATCAGAGAACAGCCCCATCGGCCACTCGGTCATCCAG gtgaaggCCAATGACTCTGACCAAGGCGCCAATGCTGAGATCGACTACACCTTCCACCAGGCACCTGAGGTCGTGCGGCGTCTTCTGCGGCTGGACAGGAACACTGGACTCATCACCGTACAGGGCCCTGTGGACCGGGAGGACCTCAGCACCCTGCGCTTCTCAGTGCTTGCCAAGGACCGGGGCACCAACCCCAAGAGTGCccgggcccaggtggtggtgacaGTGAAGGACATGAATGACAACGCCCCCAGCATTGAGATTCGGGGCATAGGGCTAGTGACACACCAGGATGGCATGGCCAACATCTCAGAGGACGTGGCGGAAGAGACTGCAGTGGCTCTGGTACAGGTGTCCGACCGAGATGAAGGAGAGAATGCAGCTGTCAcctgtgtggtggcaggggacGTGCCCTTCCAGCTGCGCCAGGCCAGCGAGACGGGCAGTGATAGCAAGAAGAAGTACTTCCTGCAGACCACCACCCCACTCGACTATGAGAAGGTTAAGGACTACACCATTGAGATTGTAGCAGTGGACTCCGGCAACCCTCCGCTGTCCAGCACCAACTCCCTCAAAGTGCAGGTGGTGGATGTTAACGACAATGCACCCGTCTTCACGCAGAGCATTACAGAGGTTGCCTTCCCGGAAAACAACAAGCCAGGGGAAGTGGTTGCCGAGGTCACAGCCAGTGATGCTGACTCAGGCTCCAATGCCGAGCTGGTCTACTCTCTGGAGCCAGAGCCAGCTGCCAAGGGTCTCTTCACCATCTCACCTGAGAGTGGAGAGATCCGGGTGAAGACATCCCTGGATCGGGAGCAGCGGGACAGCTACGAGTTGAAGGTGGTGGCAGCTGACCGGGGCAGCCCCAGCCTCCAGGGCACAGCCACTGTCCTCATCAATGTGCTCGACTGCAATGACAATGACCCCAAATTCATGCTGAGTGGCTACAACTTCTCAGTGATGGAGAacatgccagcactgagtcctgtGGGCATGGTGACTGTCATTGACGGGGACAAAGGGGAGAATGCCCGGGTGCAGCTCACTGTGGAGCAGGACAACGGCGACTTTGTCATCCAGAATGGCACGGGCACCATCCTCTCCAGCCTGAGCTTTGATCGCGAGCAGCAGAGCACCTACACCTTCCAGCTGAAGGCTGTGGATGGCGGAGTTCCACCTCGCTCAGCTTACGTGGGTGTCACCATCAATGTGCTGGATGAGAACGACAATGCGCCCTTTATCACCGCCCCATCCAACACATCCCACCGGCTGCTGACCCCCCAAACGCGGCTGGGCGAGACGGTCAGCCAGGTAACAGCGGAGGACATTGACTCCGGTGTAAATGCCGAGCTCACCTATAGCATCGCTGGGGGTAACCCTTATGGGCTCTTCCAGATAGGGTCCCAATCCGGTGCCATCACGCTGGAGAAAGAGATTGAGCGGCGTCACCATGGGCTGCACCGCCTGGTAGTGAAGGTCAGCGACCGTGGCAAGCCCCCGCGCTATGGCACCGCCTTGGTGCACCTGTATGTCAATGAGACCCTGACCAACCGCACGCTGCTGGAAACCCTGCTGGGCCACAGCCTGGACACCCCGCTGGACATCGACATCGCTGGGGACCCTGAGTATGAGCGCTCCAAGCAGCGTGGCAACATTCTTTTTGGCGTGGTGGCCGGTGTGGTGGCCGTGGCCTTGCTCATCGCCCTGGCTGTGCTTGTGCGCTACTGCCGGCAGCGGGAGGCCAAGAGTGGCTACCAGGCTGGCAAGAAGGAGACCAAGGACCTATATGCCCCCAAACCCAACAGCAAAGCCTCCAAGGGCAACAAGAGCAAAGGCAAGAAGAGCAAATCCCCTAAGCCTGTGAAGCCAGTGGAGGACGAggatgaggcagggctgcagaagtCTCTCAAATTTAACCTGATGAGCGACGCCCCCGGAGACAGTCCGCGGATCCACCTGCCCCTCAACTACCCACCAGGCAGCCCTGACCTGGGCCGCCACTACCGCTCCAACTCCCCACTGCCTTCCATCCAGCTGCAGCCCCAGTCACCCTCCGCCTCCAAGAAGCACCAGGTGGTGCAGGACCTTCCACCGGCAAACACATTCGTGGGCACCGGGGACACCACGTCCACGGGCTCCGAGCAGTACTCCGACTACAGCTACCGCACCAACCCCCCCAAATACCCCAGCAAGCAGGTAGGCCAGCCCTTTCGGCTCAGCACACCTCggcccccacctcacccctacCACGGGGCCATCTGGACTGAAGTGTGGGAGTGA